One window of the bacterium genome contains the following:
- a CDS encoding flippase-like domain-containing protein, whose translation MGKRLVAGLLIAAVFFALLLRRIDPHQVGVILRQAHWPFLLLVMFLLGVSLFLKGERWSVAIAAGAGARPRKRLFAATVIGTAANCVLPVRLGDVLRAMVLRKHNHVPATRALFANWSAQSFDVLAVALLLLAGVASGKDVASGNLLAFVIIAVLAAVAAIGTLARRPQLLARWARWLPGGHDAKPAQLARDAASGLRFLGEPAVLLRVVSYTVAVWTFEVGSIWLALKAFNIELGIAAPGLLVAATGLSFALPLTPGNIGTYQVITILVLGFFGVDYDRAFAFGIGYQGFALFATVAIGLVFFQREGLSLHDLKVDTASADAKASSPS comes from the coding sequence ATGGGAAAACGTCTGGTCGCCGGCCTGCTCATCGCAGCGGTCTTCTTTGCCCTGCTTCTGCGCAGAATCGATCCGCATCAAGTGGGGGTGATCCTCCGCCAGGCACACTGGCCGTTCCTGCTGTTGGTGATGTTCCTGCTCGGTGTCTCGCTCTTTCTCAAGGGGGAGCGCTGGTCGGTGGCGATCGCGGCCGGAGCTGGTGCGCGCCCCCGAAAGCGGCTCTTCGCTGCCACGGTGATCGGCACCGCAGCCAATTGCGTTCTGCCGGTACGACTCGGTGATGTGCTGCGGGCAATGGTCCTGCGCAAGCACAATCACGTGCCCGCGACGCGCGCATTGTTCGCGAACTGGAGCGCGCAGAGCTTCGACGTGCTCGCCGTCGCCTTGCTCCTGCTTGCCGGTGTCGCGTCCGGCAAAGACGTCGCGTCCGGGAACCTGCTGGCGTTCGTGATCATCGCGGTGCTGGCGGCGGTCGCGGCGATCGGCACTCTGGCACGCAGGCCACAGCTGCTGGCACGTTGGGCTCGATGGCTGCCCGGCGGTCACGACGCCAAGCCTGCCCAGTTGGCCCGGGACGCCGCAAGCGGCTTGCGTTTCTTGGGCGAGCCGGCAGTATTGCTCCGGGTGGTGAGCTACACCGTGGCGGTATGGACCTTCGAGGTGGGATCGATATGGCTGGCTCTCAAGGCGTTCAACATCGAGCTCGGCATCGCGGCGCCGGGCCTGCTGGTGGCTGCCACCGGGCTGTCGTTCGCGTTGCCGCTAACGCCCGGTAACATCGGGACCTATCAGGTGATCACCATCCTGGTCCTCGGATTCTTCGGCGTTGACTACGATCGTGCCTTCGCGTTCGGAATCGGCTACCAAGGCTTCGCGCTGTTCGCAACCGTGGCGATCGGCCTGGTGTTCTTTCAGCGCGAGGGATTGTCCTTACACGATCTCAAGGTGGATACCGCATCCGCGGACGCCAAGGCTAGCTCGCCGTCTTGA
- a CDS encoding methyltransferase domain-containing protein encodes MTACATIPEPSSNAYKQAVFQHLENLFAPRGRYRRALDFGSGDGWFAQQLKGAGAVREVVAIDVQRRRHEFIEPQLYDGQRLPFPDRSFDLVYAVDVLHHCPDPAAGLQEMLRVSRGDVVLKDHTFENPAGRILLALMDELGNRRFGVPSLYRYQRGWEWLPAFAAAGFRQVELRHPLACDPRVPWRWWTPRLQFLGLWERGA; translated from the coding sequence GTGACCGCCTGCGCGACCATTCCGGAGCCGTCGTCCAATGCATACAAGCAAGCGGTGTTTCAGCACCTGGAGAACTTGTTCGCGCCGCGAGGTCGGTACCGGCGCGCGCTCGACTTCGGCAGCGGTGATGGCTGGTTCGCACAGCAACTCAAAGGGGCTGGGGCGGTTCGTGAGGTCGTGGCCATAGACGTGCAGCGGCGCCGGCACGAGTTCATCGAGCCGCAGCTCTACGACGGTCAGCGCCTGCCCTTTCCGGATCGCAGCTTTGATCTCGTCTACGCCGTGGACGTTTTGCACCACTGTCCGGATCCCGCCGCGGGGCTGCAAGAAATGTTGCGCGTGAGCCGTGGTGACGTTGTGCTCAAGGACCACACCTTTGAGAACCCGGCTGGGCGCATTCTGCTCGCCCTCATGGACGAGCTCGGCAACCGGCGGTTCGGTGTGCCATCGCTCTACCGATACCAGCGAGGTTGGGAGTGGCTTCCGGCGTTCGCGGCCGCCGGTTTCCGTCAGGTGGAGCTTCGTCACCCGCTGGCCTGCGACCCGCGGGTGCCGTGGCGCTGGTGGACGCCGCGGTTGCAGTTCTTGGGACTCTGGGAGCGAGGCGCGTAG
- a CDS encoding class I SAM-dependent methyltransferase: MSSTSRLEPTWWDHQRYPLLRLRRRIERELALALEPKPGETIVDLGCGDMPYRPLFENLGCSYVGCDLEDSAQVGIEPGVPVPLPDAAAHGVVSFQVLEHVWDLDWYLGECRRLLRADGWLLLSTHGAWLYHPHPTDFRRWTQDGLTAELVGHGFRVESVTGVMGPLAWTTQFRLLGFRQVLRRIPLLGRFLLPLLSVVMNVRMELEDAVTPAQVRQDNACIYVVVARPSV; the protein is encoded by the coding sequence ATGTCGAGCACTTCGCGCCTAGAGCCGACCTGGTGGGACCATCAGCGCTACCCGTTGCTGCGCCTGCGCCGCCGGATCGAACGCGAGTTGGCTCTGGCGCTCGAGCCGAAGCCAGGTGAGACGATCGTAGACCTCGGGTGCGGAGACATGCCGTATCGACCCCTGTTCGAGAATCTGGGATGCAGCTACGTCGGCTGCGACTTGGAAGACTCGGCACAGGTGGGTATCGAGCCGGGCGTGCCGGTTCCTCTGCCGGATGCCGCGGCGCACGGTGTGGTGTCTTTTCAGGTCCTCGAGCACGTCTGGGATCTCGATTGGTATCTCGGTGAGTGTCGGCGTCTGCTTCGAGCCGACGGCTGGCTGCTGCTGTCCACGCACGGTGCTTGGCTGTATCACCCGCATCCCACCGACTTCCGGCGCTGGACACAAGACGGCCTTACGGCGGAGCTCGTCGGGCACGGCTTTCGAGTCGAAAGCGTCACCGGGGTCATGGGCCCGCTCGCCTGGACGACCCAGTTTCGGCTCCTTGGTTTTCGTCAGGTCCTGCGCCGGATACCGTTGCTTGGCCGTTTTCTGCTGCCGCTTCTCTCTGTCGTCATGAATGTGCGCATGGAGCTGGAAGATGCCGTGACTCCGGCGCAGGTCCGACAGGACAACGCCTGCATCTATGTTGTTGTGGCCCGGCCTTCGGTCTAG
- a CDS encoding glycosyltransferase, translating to MSESGPTMRVAVVIPCLNEAASIAKVVADFRAALPDAQIVVVDNASTDHTAEIAAAAGAQVIRETRAGKGFALLTGLREAAPSDVFVMVDGDDTYPAEGASALIARLEEGADMAIGTRLQGAGEGAFPVGHSWGNRLFNGVVRLLFGIRTRDLFSGYRALTSRFLEQSPLIAQGFEIEAELSIQAVANRFRVDEVPVAYRARTGESESKLRTFRDGYRILLAILAFFRDYRPLTFFGLAALVLFVASLVSGSLVIQQYLATGQVLRIPLAVLASGLFILGALSLTVGVLLSSMNRRTEEIRALLLSRRY from the coding sequence TTGAGCGAATCTGGTCCTACGATGCGCGTCGCGGTCGTCATCCCCTGCCTCAACGAAGCGGCTTCCATCGCCAAGGTGGTTGCCGATTTCCGCGCCGCGCTGCCCGACGCCCAGATCGTCGTCGTCGATAACGCTTCCACCGATCATACGGCCGAGATTGCCGCGGCGGCCGGCGCCCAGGTGATCCGAGAGACCCGAGCCGGCAAAGGGTTTGCTTTGCTCACGGGACTTCGCGAAGCGGCACCGTCCGACGTCTTCGTGATGGTCGACGGGGATGACACCTACCCCGCCGAGGGCGCCTCCGCCCTGATCGCACGCCTCGAGGAGGGGGCCGACATGGCGATCGGCACGCGCCTGCAGGGTGCCGGCGAGGGGGCCTTCCCCGTAGGTCACTCCTGGGGTAACCGACTTTTCAACGGCGTCGTGCGACTGCTATTCGGAATCCGCACGCGAGACTTGTTCTCGGGCTATCGCGCTCTGACCAGCCGCTTCCTCGAACAGTCACCACTCATCGCCCAGGGTTTCGAGATCGAAGCGGAGCTCTCGATCCAGGCGGTGGCCAATCGCTTCCGGGTCGACGAGGTCCCCGTGGCCTATCGCGCCCGGACCGGCGAGAGCGAATCGAAACTCCGCACCTTCCGGGACGGCTACCGGATTCTGCTCGCCATTCTCGCTTTCTTTCGCGACTATCGTCCGCTGACTTTCTTCGGCCTAGCGGCACTCGTGCTGTTTGTGGCATCCCTTGTTTCTGGAAGTCTCGTCATCCAGCAGTACTTGGCCACCGGGCAGGTGCTGCGCATACCGCTGGCCGTTCTCGCTTCGGGCCTCTTCATCCTTGGCGCGTTGAGCCTGACCGTGGGGGTTCTGCTTTCGTCGATGAACCGGCGAACCGAGGAGATCCGCGCCCTGCTTCTGTCACGGCGGTACTAG
- a CDS encoding glycosyltransferase family 4 protein — protein sequence MRIGVATHNYPPHPGGLETLVHGLTRGFARQHEVAVVSTAWENRWGVSTEDGATVHRLPAWHGAEERGVPYAMPLGPGVRRAHAALRACDVLHAHGCLYSTTLLALLARRRRVPLIITEHVGFVHYPSRTLNAIQRLAWTLIGGPVVRRAAKVISYNSRVRDALAARFGEHKVAFIPNGVDTVTFHPVSSSDQQAARARLGLPTEGVLALFVGRAAQKKNLDTVLGMPARGYRLAVCGAERSLPAEVLNLGVLPHDTMPEVFAAADFLLHAATGEGFPVAIQEAMASGLPVVLLWDPGYTGSVDRDAVVAVDTLADLEHATTEVAADSELRRRLGESSREYALRNWNWDTTVQRHYDVFEAAIEEDA from the coding sequence ATGCGCATCGGCGTCGCCACCCATAACTATCCGCCCCACCCCGGGGGATTGGAGACGCTCGTCCATGGGCTCACTCGCGGTTTCGCCCGCCAGCACGAGGTCGCCGTTGTGAGCACGGCCTGGGAGAACCGGTGGGGCGTCTCGACCGAGGACGGCGCCACAGTACACCGCCTGCCGGCCTGGCACGGAGCCGAAGAACGAGGCGTGCCTTACGCGATGCCGTTGGGGCCCGGTGTGCGTCGAGCTCACGCCGCCCTGCGCGCCTGTGATGTGCTGCACGCTCACGGGTGCTTGTACTCGACGACTCTCTTGGCATTGCTCGCACGGCGTCGGCGGGTGCCTTTGATCATCACCGAGCACGTGGGCTTCGTCCACTACCCATCGAGAACGCTGAACGCCATCCAGCGACTTGCCTGGACTCTGATCGGCGGTCCGGTCGTACGCCGCGCCGCCAAGGTCATCTCCTACAACTCGCGTGTACGCGACGCTCTCGCGGCGCGCTTCGGCGAGCACAAGGTCGCATTCATTCCCAACGGCGTCGACACGGTGACGTTTCATCCCGTGTCTTCTTCCGATCAACAGGCGGCACGCGCCCGCCTGGGACTTCCGACCGAAGGGGTCCTCGCCCTGTTCGTGGGCCGCGCCGCCCAGAAGAAGAACCTGGACACGGTGCTGGGCATGCCCGCCCGGGGCTATCGTCTAGCCGTGTGCGGCGCCGAGCGCAGCCTACCCGCCGAGGTACTCAACCTCGGCGTCTTGCCCCATGACACGATGCCAGAGGTCTTCGCGGCAGCCGACTTCCTGCTCCATGCGGCAACGGGCGAGGGATTTCCGGTGGCTATTCAGGAAGCGATGGCCAGCGGACTGCCGGTGGTGTTGCTCTGGGACCCCGGCTACACCGGCTCGGTCGATCGCGACGCCGTAGTCGCCGTAGATACCTTGGCGGACCTCGAGCACGCCACGACCGAAGTCGCCGCGGATTCGGAGCTTCGTCGTAGACTCGGCGAGTCCTCGCGCGAGTATGCACTCCGCAACTGGAACTGGGATACCACCGTGCAACGCCATTACGATGTCTTTGAAGCTGCGATCGAGGAGGACGCTTGA